ATTTACCATAGTAAAATTCGGTTTTGGTAACGCCTTTTTCCTCAGTTTTGTTTTCTGTCTTGCGTTCCGCTTTTACAGAAACAGCCTTTTCAGTCACTTGAATATCTAGGTCTTTAGCATCTAGTCCTGGAAGTTCTAGCTTGAGATGAATAGCATCTTCAGTTTCTTGCAATTCAGCAGCCGGAACTCTAACCAAGCCTTTTTCAAACACTGTGGATGGTACTCTTGTATCTTCAAACAAGCTATTGAGTTGGCGTTGGATAGCGTTTAATTCTTGCCAGGGGTTGTAACGAACTAACATATCAATTTCCTTCTTAGCAGTAGTCTTTGTTTGCCTTGCTTTGATTCTTATAGTATTGTTTGTAAAACCTAGTGTTAGTTCGGCTAATAACACATTATTTAATGATGATTACCGAACCTAATTAAAGCTATAATTTTAGGTGTAGAAAACTGCAAATTATTAGTTCGG
The genomic region above belongs to Calothrix sp. NIES-2098 and contains:
- a CDS encoding heat shock protein Hsp20; its protein translation is MLVRYNPWQELNAIQRQLNSLFEDTRVPSTVFEKGLVRVPAAELQETEDAIHLKLELPGLDAKDLDIQVTEKAVSVKAERKTENKTEEKGVTKTEFYYGKFQRVIPLPAPIQNDKVQADYKDGILNLTLPKTEQAKNKVVKVNLEQPAA